In the Lampris incognitus isolate fLamInc1 chromosome 11, fLamInc1.hap2, whole genome shotgun sequence genome, one interval contains:
- the tmem169b gene encoding transmembrane protein 169, translating into MAQAEEQPSERESSPQMDSLRSETSVSHSEEGEGGHSIRRKKRKKRDPRPESIIVYRSEMERAPGEDQGGEEGPERGAEEGATFLCTPTGEGGSWSLPPDSRYVTLTGTITRGKKKGQMVDIHVTMTEKELRDLAKSKERLDAECEAGAGSTRSCSLGFCQGPHIVLWSLSCAPVVFVLSFITSFYYGTLTWYNVFLVYNEERTFWHKITVCPFLIIFYPMLIMPMALSLALYSAVVQVSWAFSEWWQSVRDLEKGFCGWACGKLGLEDCSPYSIVELLDSDTISGTLQSKAPSELAQTSSV; encoded by the exons ATGGCTCAGGCAGAGGAGCAGCCATCTGAAAGGGAGAGCAGTCCCCAAATGGACTCCCTGAGGTCAGAGACATCAGTGAGCCACTCAGAGGAAGGAGAAGGGGGACACTCTataaggaggaagaagaggaagaagagagacccaCGTCCAGAGTCTATCATCGTCTACCGCTCTGAAATGGAAAGGGCACCCGGAGAGGATCAAGGTGGCGAGGAGGGTCCTGAGCGGGGTGCAGAGGAGGGCGCTACATTTCTTTGCACACCAACAGGCGAAG GAGGAAGCTGGAGCCTACCTCCAGACAGCCGATATGTGACTCTGACCGGCACCATTACCCGGGGTAAGAAGAAAGGTCAGATGGTGGACATCCATGTCACGATGACAGAAAAGGAGCTCAGGGACCTGGCCAAGTCAAAAGAGCGTCTGGACGCTGAGTGTGAAGCAGGGGCAGGTTCCACCCGCAGCTGCAGCTTGGGTTTCTGCCAGGGGCCCCACATTGTCCTCTGGAGCCTCTCCTGTGCTCCTGTGGTATTTGTCCTCTCTTTCATCACCTCTTTCTACTATGGCACGCTCACTTGGTACAACGTCTTCCTGGTGTACAACGAGGAACGGACGTTTTGGCACAAAATCACCGTGTGCCCCTTCCTCATCATTTTCTACCCCATGCTCATCATGCCCATGGCGTTGTCACTGGCACTGTACTCTGCTGTGGTGCAGGTGTCCTGGGCTTTCAGCGAGTGGTGGCAGTCAGTGAGAGATCTGGAAAAAGGCTTCTGTGGCTGGGCCTGCGGGAAGCTAGGGCTGGAAGATTGTTCCCCTTATAGTATAGTGGAATTGCTGGATTCTGATACCATCTCTGGGACTCTGCAGAGCAAGGCCCCCAGTGAACTCGCTCAGACATCATCGGTATGA